The Elusimicrobiota bacterium sequence GTCGAGGTCAAGGCCGACGGCAAAGCCTTCAAGATCGGACACGGCGCGGTGGTGATCGCGGCCATCACCTCCTGCACCAACACCTCCAACCCCTCGGTGATGCTGGGAGCCGGGCTTTTGGCCAAGAAAGCCGTCGAGAAGGGCTTGCGCGCCAAGCCCTGGGTCAAGACCAGCCTCGCCCCTGGATCGAAGACCGTCATGGACTACCTGGAGGCCTCCGGGCTCAAGGCGCCCCTGGAGCGTCTCAATTTCCATTTGGTCGGCTACGGCTGCACCACTTGCATCGGAAACTCGGGGCCCTTGCCGGAGGCCGTGGCCGAGGCGATCTCGAACCAGAACCTGATCGCGGCCGCGGTGCTCTCCGGCAACAGGAATTTCGAGGGCCGCATCAATCCCCTGGTAAAGGCCAACTACCTGGCGTCCCCCCCGCTGGTCGTGGCCTACGCCTTGGTCGGGCGCATGGATATTGACCTCTCCAAAGAGCCCCTGGGGGCTGGAAAGGACGGAGCCCCCGTCTACCTAAAGGACATCTGGCCCTCCAACGAGGAGGTCGCCCGGACCGTCGCGGCCTGCGTCAAGAAAGAGATGTTCGCCCGGCAGTACAGCGATGTTTTCGCCGGGGACTCCGATTGGAGCTCTCTCGAGGTGGCCCAGAGCTCCCTCTACGAGTGGGACTTGGGCTCCACTTACGTGCGCCTGCCTCCCTACTTCGAGAGCTTGAAGCTCTCGCCAGAACCACTGGCCAACATCCGGGGGGCCCGCGCCCTGGCGATTTTCGGGGATTCAGTCACCACCGACCACATTTCCCCCGCGGGAAACATCCCCAAGGATGGCCCCGCCGGCCTCTACCTCCAGACAAAAGGCGTCAACCCCAAGGACTTCAATTCCTTCGGGGCGCGCCGCGGCAACCACGAGGTCATGGTGCGCGGGACTTTCGCCAACATCCGGATCCGAAATCTCATGATCGAAGGGGCCGGCGGCTACGCCCTGCACCTGCCTAAGAAGAAGCTCATGCCCATCTTCGAGGCCTCGGAGCTCTACCGCCGAACCGGAACTCCCTTGGTCATCCTGGCCGGCAAGGAGTACGGCTCTGGCTCCTCGCGCGACTGGGCCGCCAAGGGGCCGGCTCTCCTGGGGGTCAAGGCCGTGATCGCCCAAAGCTTCGAGCGCATCCACCGCTCCAATCTCGTCGGAATGGGGATACTCCCCCTGCAGTTCAAGGCCGGGGAGAGCGCTCAAAGCCTGGGGCTGACCGGCCTAGAGGTCTTCGAGATTTCCGGGCTGGCCGCGGGCCTTAAGCCCCGCCAGGAAATCTCGGTCAAGGCCGTCGGCGAAGCGGGACAAGTCGCCGCGTTCAAGACCCTGGCCCGCATTGATACCGCGATCGAGCTCGAGTACTACCGCTACGGGGGCGTGCTGCGCTATGTCCTCTGCCGGATGCTCAATCAAAAGGAACCGGCCCTAAGCGGCTCAGACGGAAAATAACCTCCGGCTCCGGACGCGGCAGGCTCCCAATCGCCGCCGAGATCTTGGTCACGTCCTCGCCGCGGCAGCCCTCGCTCGGGCAAACCTTGGACTGGCGGCAGGCCTTCCCAGGCCTGGTCTCGTAGTCTATCTCGCCGCGCACGAGTATCCCCTCCACGAGTCCGGTTTTGGCGTTGAAAACCGCCGAGCCAGAGTTGCCTCCGTAGGTGTCGAGGTTGGCGATAAAGAATCCGTTGGGCGAGCCATCCCGGACCTTGGCTCCTCCGGCCACCTTGGTCGGCAGGCCCGCGGGATGCCCGACCACGAAGAGAGGCGTTCCCTGCGCGATGGCCGAGGGATCGCGGTCGAGCGCGAGCGGCGCGTGCTCCTCTTTTTTCACCGCGCGGTCGAGCCGCGCCAAAGCCCAATCCGCGCCGCGACCCTCCTCCTTGCGCCCGACCAAGGCCTTGCACCCGTAAACCTCGCCGGCCGGCACGCTCTTCGGAGTGCCGATGCTCTTATCCATGATTCCGAAGCCGAAAACGAACTTGGTGCTCCTGCAGGCGGACTCGCTCCTGAGGCAATGCCCGGCGGTGAGCACAAGATCGGGAGCCACCAAGAAGCCGGAGCAGAAGGCCCCGGACCCTTGCTCGTAGAAGGGCTCGTCGGAGCAGAGGCGCATGCCCTCGCCGTAAGGCGAGGAGGAAAGGAGGGCCTGGCCCCTATCGAGGGAGACATCCCCCGCCTCGAACAAAGCCACCGTGGAGCCGGCCAAGGCCAGGACTTTTGGGTCCCGGATTTGGTAGAGGTCCTTGCGATCATCGTCCCCGTAGATGACTTCCGGGTCAACCGGGGAAGCGGCCTTGACCGCGGCGGCCGCAGAAGAAACGGCCAAAAACGCCAATATGGTATATTTCATGAGGCCATTAGATATAATTAAACGAATGAACACAATCGAGGACGTCGCGCGAAGGACCGACGTTCCCGTCATTGTCGCCGATCACAATGGGAACATAACCGATATCAACCCCTCCTTCACGGAGATTTTCGGCTGGAGCCGCACGGAAATCCTGGGGCGACCCTTGACCGTCATTATTCCCAAGGACTTGCGCGACGCGCACCACCTGGGATTTTCCCGCTTCCTTTCCACGGGAAAGCCGACTCTCCTAAATCAAGCCCTAAAGCTCAAGGCAATCAAGAAGGACGGAAGGGAATTCGACGCCGAGCACTACATAGCGGCCGAGCATGACGGCAAGCACTGGACGTTCGCGGCGACGATCCGGCCGCTCAAGAAGGATTGAGAGCGCATGCCCGGCGATAGCCAGCTCGTTTCGGAGCTGCGCGCGACTCTAGGAAAGCTCGAGGTCGCTCTCGGAGCCATCAACGACGCCATCGTCTGGGTCAATGAATCCGGTAAAATCCAGTGGGGCAACAAACCCTTCAACGCCCTGATCAAACGCGCAAGCCTGGAGGCTCTCGGAAAGGACCTTGTCAATCTCCTGCCCCTGCGCCGCGGGGGAAAAGCCGTGCCTCCCGATTCCCATCCGGCCCACCTGGCCTTGAAGTCGCCTTCGTCCGTGTCCCAAGATTTCGAGTTTCAACAAGACTCTGAGACCCTGTCCTTGGAAGTTTTCGCGGCCCAAGTCCGCCTTGAAGAGGGGGGGGGCGAGCGTGGTCTTGGTCCTGCATGACATCAGCCGGCGCAAAATGGCGGAGGAAACCCTGCGAAAGGCGAAGGCGGAAACCGAATCCGCCTACAAGGACCTGGAAGTTTTTAGCTATTCCGTAGCCCACGACCTCAGGGCTCCCGTGCGCAAAATCAACGGCTTCTGCCGGGCCCTGGTCGAGGATTGCGGCGGGGAAATAGGCCCGAAGGGACATGAATTCCTCGAGCGCCTATGCGCGGCAAGTCAGGACATGGGGCGGCTCATAGACAGCTTGCTCGAGCTTTCCGGCGTGACGCGAACGGAGCTCCGCCTCGAGCGGGTCGACCTCAGCGCATTGGTGGAATCCATCGCGGCCGGGCTCAGGAATGGCGAGCCCGGCCGGAAAGTCGAATTTGCCGTCGCCCCTAATCTCGCGGCCATGGCCGACGCGCACCTCCTGCGCAGCGTCCTGGAAAATCTCCTGCAAAACGCCTGGAAATTCACGTCCAAGCACGCTCGGGCGCGCATCGAGTTCGGCCTGACGCAGGCAGACGGCCAAGCCGCCTATTTCATCAGGGACGATGGGGCGGGCTTCGATCCCGCCTTCGCCGGCAAGTTGTTCACCCCCTTCCAGCGGCTGCACGGCTCGGCGGAATTTCCCGGAACCGGGATCGGGCTGGCCACCGCGCAGCGCATCATGCGCAAGCATGGCGGCCGCATTTGGACGGAAGGCGCCGTAGAGAAGGGAGCGGTATTCTACTTCACCTTGCCCGGAGCAATCTATGGAAAATAAGATCATTCTCCTCGTCGAGGACGACCCAGACGACGTGACCTTGATGCTGCGCGCCCTTAAGAGAAGCAACATCAAAAACGAAATCGTCGTGGCCCACGACGGGATCGAGGCCCTGGATTTACTCCGCGGCGCCTCCGTGATGCCCGCGGTAATACTCCTCGACCTCCATCTGCCCAAGATGGACGGCCTCGAGGTCTTGAGCCGCCTTCGGGGAGACAAGCGCACGAAACTCCTGCCCATCGTGATCCTTACCTCTTCCAAGGAGGAGCAAGACAGGCTCAATGGCTACAGCCTAGGCGCCAACAGCTACATCCGCAAGCCCGTTGATTTCACGGAATTCGCCTCCGCCGTGGCCCAGCTCGGGCTGTATTGGCTGCTTCTCAACGAACCCCCGCCGCCCCATAAGGCGAAGTGATGGATTCCCGTTAAAAACGGGATAGCCGGAAGCGGTGCATGTTGAGCTCGGGCCTAGCCGAGGTCATGAACTCCGCCATGGTCTTGCCGATCAGGGGCGCGAACTTGAAGCCGTGGCCCGAAAATCCGCAGGCCACGAAGGCGTTCGCGGCGCCCGGTAGGCGGTCCAGGATGAAATCGCCGTCCTTGGTGTTGTCGTAGTAGCAGACAGAGCCCTCGCTCTCCGTGAAGTCGGAAAGCTCCGGCATGAAGCGCTTGAGAAAGGCCCGGCATTTTCTTTCAAAGGCGGGTGTGATCTGGGCTCCGGCCTCGGGCTTGGCCGTCGGCCCCTTGCCGTGGTCCCCGATCTTCATGAAGCCATGGATATGCAGCGGGAACCCGTAGAAACCCTGGCTCAAGGCGGCGAACACGGGGAAGTGCTCGGGACGATAGCGGCCGCGATTGATGGGGGGCCTCAAGTAAAGCTGCTGCTGGCGAGTCACCTTGAGGGGTATCTTATAGGGCTTGAGGAGCTGGGGCGTCCAATAGCCGGCGGTGAATAGAAAGCTTTCAGCCTTCCATTGCTTGCCCTCCGAATCCTTGACGGCCAGGATTTTCCCCCGGGCGCGCACCAGACTCTCCGCCTTGGTCTGCGTGCGGACCCTCACCCCTTTCCTCTGCGCCAGTCCGCAGACCGCCGCGGTCGCGCGCGAGGCCCAAAGCATCCCGCCATCCTTGTGAAATATCCCGTACTTGATGGCGCGGGTGTTGAGCATGGGGTAATGGCGGCGGAGTTCGCCTTTCTCCATTCTAACCGCATGGACTTTCATTTCCTTGAGGACCCGGAAGCTGTCCTCCTCGTAGCCGCGCGCGGTCACGGCCAAATCCAGGACTCCGTTCTGCAGGAGGAGGGACTCATTGGCCTGGGCCCCCCACTCGAGCCAGAGGGGAAGGCTTTTCATGGCCATGGCCGTATAGAAAGCGTCCTTCCCGTAGCTCAAGCGGAAAACGCGCAGGTGGTCGCCCGATGCGGCCGCGGCGTTGGGGATGCCGCTTTGGTCGAGGAGGACGACGCTCTTGCCCCTAGAGGCCAGCCAATAGGCGGCACTCACGCCCATGATCCCACCGCCCACCACCACCACGTCCGGTTTCTCGGCCATGAACTCGCTAAATACTACCTTAGAAAGCGGCTCTCAATCAAAGAGAGCACTCGCTCCACCGGGTCTCCGGGGAAAAACCGCGCCCAGCGCCCGCCTTCCTCTAGAACCCTGCGCCCTAGCTCCGAGTCTGCCGTGACCACGCAAACCCGTCCCTGGCCGAGGTACCGGCCTGCTCTCACGCGATCGAGGATGACGTCATCGGCTTTAAGGCCCTCGGCGAAGCGGATCCTGAAATTGGCGGCTCGGGCCGAGGAGGCCAACGGCGCCCGGCAAGGGCCGTCGAAGAAAAGCTCCACCTCGACGCGCCCGGCCAATCCCTCGCAAAGCCGGGCCAAGGCCTCAGAAAGGTATCGGTTATCGGAGAGTTCCTGCTCCTCGAAGGCGGGGCCTGCGTAGCCGAAGCAGCCCCTCACGACGTTGGTCCCGTCGACACAGCAAAGGCGGACCAGCATGGCCAATTATACAACTTGACAGCCTCCCCCTACGACCTCTAAACTCTCCCAAATGCGTGGCTTCGTGCTGGCCCTCGCCTGTCTCCTCTTGGCCTCCTCCCCGGCGGCCGCGGCCGCCCGGAGCGACGGGCCGCCGGCCCATATACTGAGGCAAGCCTACGATTCCATAAAGGAAGACCCTCCGTTTCCGGGGCAGCAGCCCCTCCTCCAGGCCATGGAAGCTCTCCTGCGCAAAACCCGCGACGCATCCGCCGAACGAAGGCAGGCCGTGGTTCGGGAAGGCCTCGACGAGATCAACGCCGCGGCCTCGAGCCTCGAGCTCTTCTCGGCGCCGCCGGCCGCCAGGCGCAAGGCCTGCGCGAGGCTTGCCTGGCTCAACAACAGCGCGGGACATTGGGAACAGGCCCTGCGCCTTTCCGATCTCATCCTGCTGGATCAGCCCCAGGATCCCGACGCTCTCTTGAGCCGCGCCACCGCCCGCTTCGGCCTCAAGGATTACCAAGGCTCCCTCGCCGACGCCGAGGCCGCCCTGCGGGCCGATCCAGGCAATCCCCTGGCGCACCGGGCCAAGGCCATGGCCGCCTACGGCTTGGGAAACGAGGACGTCGCCTTGGCGCAAGCCAAAATGGCATTGGCCCTCGACCCAGACGACGCCACCGCCTCGGCCCTGGCCAAGCTCTCCGAAAACAAGGTGCGCGCTGTGAGCCTCGAACTCTACCGATCCGATCTTCCCGCGCAAATCCGGAGGCAGTACCACAACACTTCCGAGCAGATAAGCCAAGTCGAGGAGAATATCCGCTACCCCAGCGGCATCCCCGGGCCTCCTTCAGCGGCGCGACTTCTGCAAAAGGCGGCGGACAAGATCGCCCTCAAGGACTATCCGGGAGCCGTCGAGGAGGCCGCCCGCGCCCTGGCATCGGATCCCGGCAGCTTCCTCGGCCATTACTATAGGGCCGCGGCCTACAACCTCCTGGGAGAATACGAGAAGGCCGTCCAGGACGCCACCAGGGCCCTGGTCTTAAGACCGAG is a genomic window containing:
- the acnA gene encoding aconitate hydratase AcnA encodes the protein MNPRSIDSFQTRTSLKVGSREYRIFSLAALEKKGLNLSRLPISLRIFVENLLRHEDGVTVSKDDIAAVARAAGKEPEEREVFFMPARVLMQDFTGVPAVVDLAAMRQAMKRMGGSPDRINPLQPVDLVIDHSVQVDSFGTPGAFAENSAIEFKRNKERYAFLKWGQKAFRNFRAVPPETGIVHQVNLEYLAKVVWRSAQDQEVWAYPDTVIGTDSHTTMINGLGVLGWGVGGIEAEAAMLGQAMPMLIPEVVGFKLSGKLREGATATDAVLTVTEMLRRKGVVGKFVEFYGPGLSSLALADRATLANMAPEYGATVGFFPVDERTLEYLILTARPAEEVELVEKYCRAQGLFRDDKLEPLFHDGLELDLGKVEACLAGPKRPQDRLTLGAVKSSWEKNLPAYLKEKDKKGRLPAPAGTEVEVKADGKAFKIGHGAVVIAAITSCTNTSNPSVMLGAGLLAKKAVEKGLRAKPWVKTSLAPGSKTVMDYLEASGLKAPLERLNFHLVGYGCTTCIGNSGPLPEAVAEAISNQNLIAAAVLSGNRNFEGRINPLVKANYLASPPLVVAYALVGRMDIDLSKEPLGAGKDGAPVYLKDIWPSNEEVARTVAACVKKEMFARQYSDVFAGDSDWSSLEVAQSSLYEWDLGSTYVRLPPYFESLKLSPEPLANIRGARALAIFGDSVTTDHISPAGNIPKDGPAGLYLQTKGVNPKDFNSFGARRGNHEVMVRGTFANIRIRNLMIEGAGGYALHLPKKKLMPIFEASELYRRTGTPLVILAGKEYGSGSSRDWAAKGPALLGVKAVIAQSFERIHRSNLVGMGILPLQFKAGESAQSLGLTGLEVFEISGLAAGLKPRQEISVKAVGEAGQVAAFKTLARIDTAIELEYYRYGGVLRYVLCRMLNQKEPALSGSDGK
- a CDS encoding trypsin-like peptidase domain-containing protein gives rise to the protein MKYTILAFLAVSSAAAAVKAASPVDPEVIYGDDDRKDLYQIRDPKVLALAGSTVALFEAGDVSLDRGQALLSSSPYGEGMRLCSDEPFYEQGSGAFCSGFLVAPDLVLTAGHCLRSESACRSTKFVFGFGIMDKSIGTPKSVPAGEVYGCKALVGRKEEGRGADWALARLDRAVKKEEHAPLALDRDPSAIAQGTPLFVVGHPAGLPTKVAGGAKVRDGSPNGFFIANLDTYGGNSGSAVFNAKTGLVEGILVRGEIDYETRPGKACRQSKVCPSEGCRGEDVTKISAAIGSLPRPEPEVIFRLSRLGPVPFD
- a CDS encoding PAS domain S-box protein, coding for MNTIEDVARRTDVPVIVADHNGNITDINPSFTEIFGWSRTEILGRPLTVIIPKDLRDAHHLGFSRFLSTGKPTLLNQALKLKAIKKDGREFDAEHYIAAEHDGKHWTFAATIRPLKKD
- a CDS encoding response regulator, with amino-acid sequence MENKIILLVEDDPDDVTLMLRALKRSNIKNEIVVAHDGIEALDLLRGASVMPAVILLDLHLPKMDGLEVLSRLRGDKRTKLLPIVILTSSKEEQDRLNGYSLGANSYIRKPVDFTEFASAVAQLGLYWLLLNEPPPPHKAK
- the solA gene encoding N-methyl-L-tryptophan oxidase, with amino-acid sequence MAEKPDVVVVGGGIMGVSAAYWLASRGKSVVLLDQSGIPNAAAASGDHLRVFRLSYGKDAFYTAMAMKSLPLWLEWGAQANESLLLQNGVLDLAVTARGYEEDSFRVLKEMKVHAVRMEKGELRRHYPMLNTRAIKYGIFHKDGGMLWASRATAAVCGLAQRKGVRVRTQTKAESLVRARGKILAVKDSEGKQWKAESFLFTAGYWTPQLLKPYKIPLKVTRQQQLYLRPPINRGRYRPEHFPVFAALSQGFYGFPLHIHGFMKIGDHGKGPTAKPEAGAQITPAFERKCRAFLKRFMPELSDFTESEGSVCYYDNTKDGDFILDRLPGAANAFVACGFSGHGFKFAPLIGKTMAEFMTSARPELNMHRFRLSRF